The DNA window AGGTGTTCATCCTTCGTGAGTACAGCGGCATCCCGTTCAAGGACATCGCGGAGGTGACGGGCGTCTCCGAGAACACGGTGAAGAGCCGGATGCGCTACGCGCTCGACGGCTTGCGGCGCCGGCTCGCGGAGCTGGGCGTGGACGGCGACCTCGCCGAGGATGGAAGGACGGTGGTGGGATGAAGCCGCAGAACGTCCACGCGCAGGAGGACCGTCTCCTCGACTTCGCCTATGGCGAGCTCCCCGTCTCGGAAGCCCAGGCGGTGGAATCCCATCTGCAAGGGTGCCCCCGCTGCACGCAGACGTTGAGCGAGATTCGAGGCGTGCGCGTCACCATGGCGCAGCTCACCGAGGAGCCCGCGCCGGACGCGGGCCTGGAGTCGCTGCTGGCCTATGCGCAGCAGTCCGCGCGCCGCGCCGCCGCCGGGCCCGCGCCCCAGTCCTCACGTTGGCGCCGGTGGCTGTTGCCTGTTGTCGGACTCGCCTCGGCGGGCACCTTGAGTGTCTTGACCTTCATGGCCGTGTCGCCGGACCTGACACAGCCCAATCTGTCCGCCGTGGAGGCAAAGCAGGTGGCGGAGGCTCCCGCGGCGCCACCTCCAACAGGGGGAGCCGCCGCCGCGCCCACCGGTCCTGCGCCTGCCTCCGCTGTCGCGCCGCCCGCCCAAGCCCTGGCGGACGCGAATCAGTACGGTGGCGACAAGGACTCGGCGTTGTTCGCGAAGGAATCCGTGCGCTCTGAAAGCGCGGAGGCGGAGCGCGCGGAAGGCTGGGAGGCGGAGGGCAGTGGCGGTGGGGTAGGGACCCGTCGCCGCGCGGATGAGCTGAAGGCCCAGGCGCCTTCCGTCCAGAAGGTGAGCCGGGAGAAGGCGCCCAGCCGCATGGCGTCGAACCTGGATGGTGAGGCCCCACTGAAGAACGCGCCCACGGTGGCGGTGGCCATGGCCCCGGCTCCCCCCAGTCCTCCTCGCGAGACGTTGCGACTGGGCGGTGGTGGCTCGAAGCAGGAGTCATCCCGGGCAGAGGAGCTTGGTGGATCCGCGAAGTCCTGGGACGAGGCTCCAGGGGCACCGGCCTTGGAGTCTGTCACCGAGCCCTTGGCCCGAGGCGGCGTGGTGGCCAGCGCGCCCGCCCCGGTGGAGGCGCCGGTGGGACGTGGAAGTGGGGTGGATGCGCCCATGGAGACCGCGAAGGCAATGCCCGCGCGCGCGCAGAGGCCGCCCCAGCCCGTGGCGAAGAAGGCGAAGGGGGATGTCTCCCTGGAGGCTCGCGCCGCTCCCGCCGCCGAGTTCCAGCAGGAGGCGGATGACCAGGTGGCTCCAGCTCCAAAGCGGAGTGTCGCGGAGCTGTCCCGGTTGGCGCAGGAGGCCCGCCGGACTGGCGACAGGGCACAAGAGGTGAGTCTGCTCAGACTCGCACTTGAGGCGGGTGCAACTGGCTCAACGCGTATGGATTTGCTCACCCGCGTGTGTGATGCGGAGCTGGCTTTGGGGCGTCGCGGGGCGGGGGTCGCGGCTTGTCAACAAGTATTGGCGGAGTCCCCCGGGTCTCAAGCCGCGCAGGCGGCGCGCCGGCGCTTGAGTGACGAGCCTGTTTCAGGCGAACCCGCGAACGCGGTGGACGCCAAGCCTGCCGAGTAAACCTCCGCGATTTTTAGTTTTTGGGAGGCTGATACGTCGGCCGCTGTCCATTTGACCGATGCGTCATGTCGGCGCTGATCGCGATAATGGCGCCATGGGAATGGAACAGGAAGGGCGGTCGCGGGGGACCGCCAGCCGGCAGTCCGGTCAGGCGGCGGTCGAAGCGGCGATGATCATGCCGCTCGCGGTGTTCATGACGCTGGGCATCATCCAGCTCACGTTGATTCAGCACGCGAAGTTGATGACCGAGTACGCCGCGTACCAGGCGGCCCGTGCCGGCGTC is part of the Myxococcus landrumus genome and encodes:
- a CDS encoding zf-HC2 domain-containing protein, which encodes MKPQNVHAQEDRLLDFAYGELPVSEAQAVESHLQGCPRCTQTLSEIRGVRVTMAQLTEEPAPDAGLESLLAYAQQSARRAAAGPAPQSSRWRRWLLPVVGLASAGTLSVLTFMAVSPDLTQPNLSAVEAKQVAEAPAAPPPTGGAAAAPTGPAPASAVAPPAQALADANQYGGDKDSALFAKESVRSESAEAERAEGWEAEGSGGGVGTRRRADELKAQAPSVQKVSREKAPSRMASNLDGEAPLKNAPTVAVAMAPAPPSPPRETLRLGGGGSKQESSRAEELGGSAKSWDEAPGAPALESVTEPLARGGVVASAPAPVEAPVGRGSGVDAPMETAKAMPARAQRPPQPVAKKAKGDVSLEARAAPAAEFQQEADDQVAPAPKRSVAELSRLAQEARRTGDRAQEVSLLRLALEAGATGSTRMDLLTRVCDAELALGRRGAGVAACQQVLAESPGSQAAQAARRRLSDEPVSGEPANAVDAKPAE